The following DNA comes from Noviherbaspirillum sp. L7-7A.
GGCCTCTCCCTCGATCTGCCAGACCAGGCTTGATGCGCCGCGCACCGACTGCTCGGTTGGCCAGGCGATTCCTGGCGTGGAAGTGCGGCTGTATGGCGCCGAGCCTGATCCGCAGGGCGTGGGCGAGATCCAGGTGCGCGGCCCGAATGTGATGCTGGGCTATTACCAGGCGCCGGAACTGACCGCCGAAACCATCACCCGCGATGGCTGGCTGCGCACCGGCGACCTCGGGCGCATCGATGCCGACGGCGCCTTCCATGTTGTCGGACGCAGCAAGGAACTGATCATACGCTCCGGCTTCAATGTCTACCCGATCGAAGTCGAGCAGGTGCTCAATGCGCATCCCGACGTGGTGCAGTCGGCGGTGGTCGGGCGTGCCGTCGAAGGCAATGAGGAAGTGATGGCCTTCGTCGAGATTGCGAAGGATGCGCAGGTCGGCGAGGAAGCGCTGCGTGCCTATGCCAGGGAACGGCTGTCGCCGTACAAGGTGCCAAGCCGGATCGTCATCATGGAACACCTGCCGGCGGCGGCGACGGGCAAGATCCTCAAGAAGGAATTGCAGCGCATGGCCTCCACGGGCTACTGACAACGGCACTGACATCGATAACCAGGGGAGCAAGACCATGACGCAACAATTAATGACGTCGCCCGATGCCGCCTTGAGCCGGCCCAACATCAAGGAAGACCGGCATTTCGTCACCGCGCTGGCGCGGGGACTGGAACTGCTGGCCTGCTTCCGCTCGGGAGACAAGCTCCTGGGCAACCAGGAACTGGCCGAACGCAGCAAGCTGCCCAAGTCCACTGTCTCCCGCCTGACCTACACCCTGACCAAGCTGGGATACCTGCAATACGACGAACAGGCCGGCAAGTACCGGCTGGGCACCGCGACCCTGGCATTGGGCAGCGCAATGCTGTCCCGGCTGGACATACGCCAGATGGCGCGGCCCCTGATGCAGGAACTGGCGGACTTTTCCCACACGATGGTGTCGCTGGGCATGCGTGACCGCCTCAGCATGATCTACGTTGAAAACTGCCGCAGCCAGGCGGCGCTGACCCTGCGCCTGGATGTGGGCGCGCGCATTCCGGTGGCCAGCACCGCGATGGGTCGCGCCTATCTGGCCGAAGTCTCCAGCAATGAGCGCAATGACATCCTGGAGCGGGTGCGTGACCTCGACGAGCTGGCCTGGCCGGCGCTGCGCGACCGGGTGATGCGCGCAGTCGACGAGTATCACACGCTGGGTTGCTGCACCTCTTTCGGCGACTGGCAGCCGGACGTGAACGCCATCGCGGTGGCCTTCAGGCCAACCGAAAACGCGGCGCCGCTCAGCATCAACTGTGGCGGGCCGGCGTTCAACCTGTCGCGCGAATTCCTGCTTGAAGAAGTAAGGCCAAGACTGATCGAACTGGTTGCACAACTGCGGCGCCCGTCCGTCGGACACTACGGTTGAGACGGACCGGATCCGCTGCGGCGGCGGCAGCCGTGGACGCAATGTGTTCAGATGCTGGTTCCGGCCGCTGCGCCGGATGGATTGCAGCAACCGCTTCACGCATGTCGGCCAGGCGCAGCGGCTTGACCAGATAAGCGCGCGCACCGGCCTGCATGGCAGCCAGCGCATGGCGTGGATCGTCATGCGCGGAAAGCACGATGCAGGGAGGCGGCGCCGGACAAGCCCGTAGCGCTGCCAGCAGGGTCAGGCCGTCCATGCCGGGAAGGGCCAGGTCGCACATGACCAGATCGACGCTGCAATGCGCCAGCAGCGCCAGCGCTTCTTCCGCTGTGCCGGCGCAATGCACGGCAAAGCCCAACTTTTGCAGAACAGCCGTTGCCAGCATCCGTTCCACGGAACTGTCATCGATCACCAGTGCACGGCGGGAAACCGCAATTTGAACGCGTGCCGATGAAGTTTGCATGGATGGCCTCCCAGATGACGGAACGGGCGTATTAGTATCGCGTCGGTGATGAATGCTCATTGGCCTGGCTCAACTGCTGACAACGCAAGACATGATCGAGCTGTAAATTAAAACTGCAATAAGCCTTGCCGATGTCAGCCAGCAGGCGGGTCAGGCCGGCGCGCTGCCCCGCCTGGCACTTCAGTTCCAGTACCCGGCACAAGCCAGCCATGCGCCATCCGGCGATCGAGGCGCAACTGCCGGCAAGCGCATGTGCGACCCTGCGAAGTTGCAGCATGTCGCTTCCCGCAGCCGCTTGCCGCAGTGCCAGAAGGCGTGCTTCCGTATCGTTCGGGAATGTCAGCACGACATCGTCGAAGCCGGCGCCAAACAAGCTGGCCAGGGAAAGCAGTTCGGCCCTGGTCAGCGCGTCGCGCCGGCTGGCCTCTTCCAGCGTGTGCGCTGGCAGCCAGAGCAGAAGGAGGTTACGCAGCTGCACTGGTTGAAGAGGCTTGACGCATACATCATCCATGCCCGCGCGCAGGCAGGCATTGCGCTGTTCATCCGACGATGCGGTGGTGCAGGCGATTAACGGTACCGTGCCATGCCGCTGTACGGCACGGATGCGCGTGGCCGCTTCAAACCCGTTGACGCCCGCCATCTGGCTGTCCATCAGGATCAGGTCATAGGGACGTTTCCGGTGCCGCTCCAGGGCTTCGCTGCCGGTCGTCGCCATCTCGGAAGGAAAGCCCAGGCTGTGCAGCATGCGCTGGGCCACGATGCAGTTGACCGGGCTGTCATCCGCGACAAGAATGCGGCGCGCCATTGCGCCGGGAATACGGCGAACGGCATCCATGGCTGAAGACAGTCCGTCAGATGACATGTGGCTTTCGGTTTGATCTGGAGGCCGTGCAACGCATCATGGCCACGAACAGCCGGCACGGGTGGGGTCGGATGTTAGACCCCACCCGTGCCGGCTGTCAAAAAAGGCAGCGCAGGCAGCGCAGGTCAGGCGCTCATCAATTGATCCCAGGTCGCAGGCTCGGGACTCGTTGGTTCTTCCGTCACGGGCGCCGTCCGGTTCTTGCGGCCGGCAGCCTGGCGGTTGCGGGTGGTCGATGGCGGCAGGCGGCGCAGGGTGCGCAGCGAATCGGCATCGCAAATGCCGATCGAGCGCTGGTCGACGGTGATCAGCCCGATCTCGTTGAATGCAGACAGCGTGCGGCTCACTGTTTCCAGGGTCAGGCCAAGGTAGCTGCCAATCTCGTGACGGGTCATGCGCAGGTTGAACAGCTTGCTGGAATACCCCATGTCGGCAAAACGCTCCGACAGCGAAACCAGGAAACGCGCCACCCTGGCTTCGGCACTGAGCGCACCCAGCATGCTAACCATGGCCTGCTCGCGCACGAGCTCGCGGCTCATCACGCTGTACATCGCATGCTCGAGTTCGATGTGCGTGCGGCCAAGAGCGGTAAATTTCTTGAATGGGAGCAATACCAGGTCGCAATTCGACAGCGCCACCGCCTCCGATGCATAACGCCGGGTATGAATGCCATCCACGCCGAACAAGTCGCCTTTCATCGGGAAGCTCAAGACCTGCTCGTTGCCGTATTCGTCGATCAGGACGGTTTTCAGGAAACCTGAATGGACAATGTAGAGCGTATCGAATGGCTGCCCTATGGTGTGGATGCGTTGCCCGGTCTTGAACTGCACATGCTGGAACAGCAAGTCATCATCGTTCATCGTGGATGTCGCTGGAATCCGCAGCAGCGCGCACAACTCTTTCAGATTGGACCAGAGCTTGCCTTGACGCTGCCAGCCGGCTTCCATCGGCGGCAGGCGCATCGACATCGCAGCGGCGTCGGAACGGTTTTCTTGAACTTGCGTGGCACCCATAGCGATCTCCCAAATCATTGCATAGATACAGCATCGGGCCGGAAAGGGGACGAAAGCCAGTTCCCGGCAGTGGTCTTGCATGGCATCAATGTCTTGCGTGCCTTGCCTGCCAGATCGGTGACGCACGGTTTTTGCGTCTTAAGGCGTGGCAGCCAGGTTTGTTACTACTTGAAGCAAGGCGCGTGAAACACGTGGGCAAGTATCCCAATACTGGCGGTTACTGACTATCGGGATGCGCTGAATGGGAGTGTAGGGATTTTCCTACGGCTGTCCTACATGTCCGCTGACAGACAAATGGAGCGGTTAACGGCCAGATTGACTGCCCAAAATCGGACGAAACCTGCTGGCACAGGTTTCGGGGCGTTCATTAATCGGCAATTAAAGCCGCATTGGCATCAGCAGGCGGTGTGCTACCGCGTATTGCACCAGTTCAGCCAGGGAAGGCATGCCCATCTTGTGCAGGATTCGCGTCTTGTGAGTACTCACGGTCTTGACGCTCAGATGCAGGAGCTCCGCGATCTCGGTAATCGATTTGCCTATGACAAGCAAGCTGAATACCTCGAATTCCCGGTCGGAAAGATATTTGTGCGGTAGCTCTTCCACTGATGGCATGGCTTCCATGGCCAGTTGCTCGGCAACCTCGATGCTGATGTAAGGCCTGCCCGATGCCACCCGGCGTATGGCGCTGACAAGCTGGGTGCCTGCGCTCTCCTTGGTGAGATAGCCACGGGCGCCAGCCCGAATGGCGCGCACCGCATACTGCTCTTCCTCATGCATTGTCAGGATGAGTATATTGAGCTTGGGCACCTCGTCCTTGATCTGACGGATCAGTTCGACCCCGCTGCGTCCGGGCATCGACAGGTCCAGCATCAGCAGATCGAATCCGCCCTTGCGCACCTGCGCCAGAACTTCAAAACCATCAACTGCTTCTCCTACCACTTCGATGTCATCTGCGCCATCCAGAATGCGTTTGAGCCCTTCACGCATGATGGTGTGATCATCAGCAATTACGATGCGAATCATGGTTGGCTTGCCTTCGGCAAATTTCTTGTTGGAAATCGTGAGCACGCCTGTGATGTTGCCAGACATGCATGTCCAGTGCTTGCGAAAGTATAGATAGGTTGTGCTGGAACGCCTAGTCCGCGTTGTTCTTTTGATGCTTCAACCGTTTCACTGGAAATGGTGAAATTTTCATACAACCACGTCTCTTCGCTGACTTCTGGTAATCGGTGACCCGGACATCTGTAAATAACAAAAAAGCAACAATGAATAAATATTGTCCGAATAATGATCCTGCGCATAGAGCCTGCCCGGCCTCGGTGCGACTATATCTTCAGTTTCTTGCAAGGAAACTGAGTTTTGGTAATCGATTGGGGGTCACTGAACACACATCGGTGGGTAACAGGGATGGGAATGAACCGCGGCGAATCGGACAGAAGCGATGCCTTAAGTCATGGCGAAGGCGGGGGAATGACTGCTTCCGTGCGCGAGCTTGTCAGCAGCGTGCTTGAAACGATTACGGTGATATGGCAGATCGAAGATGATCTGGTGTGCATCCTGCACCCAACTGCAGGGCCTGAACAAAGCGACGCCGTCCCAAGCTATCTCGATGCGATGGCGGCCCGCGCCCTGCTTCATCCGAATGATCATAGCGAACTCAATGCGGCAATCAGCCGCTGTCTTTCGCGAAACATGCCCATCGTGACCGTCGATCTGCGCGTGCGTACTCCTGAAGGATGGCTGCCAGTTACCGCAACCATGCGCGGCATGGCGTTTGATGAAGGCGGGCACATTACCCGCATCGTGGCCATGCTTCATCCGATTACCAATGGCGCGACGCTTCAGGCATTGCTGGCGCGCGACCGTCCCCTGGGAAAAAGCACAAAACTGGCTGCAGGCAGTGGCTCGCCGCAGGCAGCCAGCGCTGCGGTGTCCGAAGCGTCCGTGTTGTCCGGTTTTCTCGCAGCCCAGGCGCGTGTGATGAAAATGGTCCTGCATGGCGATGACCTGCAGGCCATTCTGGAGGATGTCGCGCGCATGGTTGAGCAACTGGCGCCGGATTCGCTGTGTTCCGTGCTGCTGCTGAGCGAGGACGGCGAGCATTTCGGACGCTCCGCCGGGCCGTCGCTCCCTTCATCATTTCATCAGGCAATTCTGGAGTTAACGGTGGATCCCGCTACCGGCTCCTGCGGCGCCGCCGCCTATCGACGCGCTCCGGTCATTACCACCGACATCGCCAGTGACCCCCTGTGGCGTAATTACCAGGGCCTGGCAGTGCCCAACGGTTTGGCGGCTTGCTATTCAAGGCCGTTCTTCGGCAAGTCAGGCCAAGTTCTCGGCACCGTGGCGATCTACCATCACATACCAGGCGCCCCGAGTCAATTTGAAATGGAGATCCTGACCGCCGCAGCCGACCTGGCCGGCGTTGCGGTCAGTGCCTATATTGCCGAGCGCCAGATACGCGACCTTTCGAGTTATGACGCATTGACCGGCCTGCCCAACCGCGATCGTTTCCGGCAGCTGCTTGAGGAGGAGTTGCATCAGGCACGGCGGCGGGGACAGGCGGCGGGGCTGCTTTGCATCGATCTGGATCGCTTCAGGCTGGTCAATGAAAGCCTGGGGCAGAAGGCGGGCGATGCCGTCCTGCGGCAGGCGGCGCGCCGCTTGCGCCAGGTTGCCGGCGCAGCCGATGAGACTGCACGGCTGGGCGCCGATGAATTCGTCGTGCTGGTGCGTAATCCTGCCTCGATGGAAAGCCTGCAATCCGTGGCGCGGGAACTGGCCCAGGCGCTGTCTGAACCGGTCGAAGTGGACCAGCGGGTATTTCGCCAGACGGCCAGCATCGGCCTATGCCTCTTTCCGGACGATGGCGACGATGCCCAGGCCTTGATGCGCGGTGCCGACCTGGCGATGAGCCAGGCCAAGGCGCAGGGCGGCAATGTGGTCTGTCATTACGCCGCCGATATGCTGGCCGCCTCGGTGCAGCGGCTGGCATTAAGGGCGGATCTGCCCGGTGCAGCCCAGCGCAAGGAACTATGCCTGCTGTACCAACCCAAGCTGGAACTGCGGTCCGGGCAGGTGACAGGCGCGGAAGCGCTGGTGCGCTGGATGCATCCGCAATATGGCTTGCTGTCGCCATCCATGTTCATCCCGATCGCCGAGACTTCCGGCGACATCATGGACATCGGCAACTGGGTGCTGAATGAAGCGTGCCGGCAGATGGCGGCCTGGCGATCAGCAGGCGAGGTCGTGTTGCCAGTCGCCATCAATTTGTCGGCCCGTCAGTTTGCCGACCCCGCTCTGGCTGCCCATATCGAATCCGCCATCCGGCGCTACGATCTGGATGGCGCACTGCTCGAGCTTGAAGTGACGGAAAGCCTGGTGATCGAGGATCCGGCGCGCGCGGTGAAGGTTTTATCCGCCTTGCAGGCGATTGGCGTGCAGATTGCGGTCGACGACTTCGGCACTGGCTATTCGTCGCTGGCGCAACTGAAGCGCTTTCCGGTGAACAGCCTGAAGATAGACCGGTCCTTCGTGCAGGACGTTCCGGGCGAGCAGAATGATGCCGCCATCGTCAAGGCCATCATTGCGATGGGGCACGCACTCAACCTGAAAGTCATTGCCGAGGGAGTTGAAACGCCGGATCAACTTGGCTTTTTGCAGCGTCACGACTGCGATGCGATTCAAGGCTACTACCTGAGCCAACCCTTATCCGTTGACCAGTTGCGGGAATTCATGCATCGGCACCCCGCCGCTACGCTTACTTCACGTCCGGCTTGACCCGCATCCAGCGGGCAATGCCGACGATGACGACAATGCCGACGAGGTCAGCCATCGCGCTTTGGGTGCTGACGGTGAAGCCGGCCAGGCCCTTGAGGCCTTGGACCATCATCCAGGCGCTCAAC
Coding sequences within:
- a CDS encoding response regulator, whose product is MSSDGLSSAMDAVRRIPGAMARRILVADDSPVNCIVAQRMLHSLGFPSEMATTGSEALERHRKRPYDLILMDSQMAGVNGFEAATRIRAVQRHGTVPLIACTTASSDEQRNACLRAGMDDVCVKPLQPVQLRNLLLLWLPAHTLEEASRRDALTRAELLSLASLFGAGFDDVVLTFPNDTEARLLALRQAAAGSDMLQLRRVAHALAGSCASIAGWRMAGLCRVLELKCQAGQRAGLTRLLADIGKAYCSFNLQLDHVLRCQQLSQANEHSSPTRY
- a CDS encoding EAL domain-containing protein; protein product: MVIDWGSLNTHRWVTGMGMNRGESDRSDALSHGEGGGMTASVRELVSSVLETITVIWQIEDDLVCILHPTAGPEQSDAVPSYLDAMAARALLHPNDHSELNAAISRCLSRNMPIVTVDLRVRTPEGWLPVTATMRGMAFDEGGHITRIVAMLHPITNGATLQALLARDRPLGKSTKLAAGSGSPQAASAAVSEASVLSGFLAAQARVMKMVLHGDDLQAILEDVARMVEQLAPDSLCSVLLLSEDGEHFGRSAGPSLPSSFHQAILELTVDPATGSCGAAAYRRAPVITTDIASDPLWRNYQGLAVPNGLAACYSRPFFGKSGQVLGTVAIYHHIPGAPSQFEMEILTAAADLAGVAVSAYIAERQIRDLSSYDALTGLPNRDRFRQLLEEELHQARRRGQAAGLLCIDLDRFRLVNESLGQKAGDAVLRQAARRLRQVAGAADETARLGADEFVVLVRNPASMESLQSVARELAQALSEPVEVDQRVFRQTASIGLCLFPDDGDDAQALMRGADLAMSQAKAQGGNVVCHYAADMLAASVQRLALRADLPGAAQRKELCLLYQPKLELRSGQVTGAEALVRWMHPQYGLLSPSMFIPIAETSGDIMDIGNWVLNEACRQMAAWRSAGEVVLPVAINLSARQFADPALAAHIESAIRRYDLDGALLELEVTESLVIEDPARAVKVLSALQAIGVQIAVDDFGTGYSSLAQLKRFPVNSLKIDRSFVQDVPGEQNDAAIVKAIIAMGHALNLKVIAEGVETPDQLGFLQRHDCDAIQGYYLSQPLSVDQLREFMHRHPAATLTSRPA
- a CDS encoding response regulator transcription factor, coding for MIRIVIADDHTIMREGLKRILDGADDIEVVGEAVDGFEVLAQVRKGGFDLLMLDLSMPGRSGVELIRQIKDEVPKLNILILTMHEEEQYAVRAIRAGARGYLTKESAGTQLVSAIRRVASGRPYISIEVAEQLAMEAMPSVEELPHKYLSDREFEVFSLLVIGKSITEIAELLHLSVKTVSTHKTRILHKMGMPSLAELVQYAVAHRLLMPMRL
- a CDS encoding helix-turn-helix domain-containing protein codes for the protein MEAGWQRQGKLWSNLKELCALLRIPATSTMNDDDLLFQHVQFKTGQRIHTIGQPFDTLYIVHSGFLKTVLIDEYGNEQVLSFPMKGDLFGVDGIHTRRYASEAVALSNCDLVLLPFKKFTALGRTHIELEHAMYSVMSRELVREQAMVSMLGALSAEARVARFLVSLSERFADMGYSSKLFNLRMTRHEIGSYLGLTLETVSRTLSAFNEIGLITVDQRSIGICDADSLRTLRRLPPSTTRNRQAAGRKNRTAPVTEEPTSPEPATWDQLMSA
- a CDS encoding IclR family transcriptional regulator, giving the protein MTQQLMTSPDAALSRPNIKEDRHFVTALARGLELLACFRSGDKLLGNQELAERSKLPKSTVSRLTYTLTKLGYLQYDEQAGKYRLGTATLALGSAMLSRLDIRQMARPLMQELADFSHTMVSLGMRDRLSMIYVENCRSQAALTLRLDVGARIPVASTAMGRAYLAEVSSNERNDILERVRDLDELAWPALRDRVMRAVDEYHTLGCCTSFGDWQPDVNAIAVAFRPTENAAPLSINCGGPAFNLSREFLLEEVRPRLIELVAQLRRPSVGHYG
- a CDS encoding response regulator, with the translated sequence MQTSSARVQIAVSRRALVIDDSSVERMLATAVLQKLGFAVHCAGTAEEALALLAHCSVDLVMCDLALPGMDGLTLLAALRACPAPPPCIVLSAHDDPRHALAAMQAGARAYLVKPLRLADMREAVAAIHPAQRPEPASEHIASTAAAAAADPVRLNRSVRRTGAAVVQPVRSVLALLLQAGIRATG